TCCAGCGCATTGATCCGAGTTTCAAGTAACCCCGAGCCGGGGCGGTTCCCCGGCAAAACTTTCTCACGGCCTGGCGTGGCAGGGCGTGGATAGGTCAGGCGAGGCAGGGATAAATTTTCAACAACAGCGAGGAATACATGGCATCACTGAACTCTTGTCAATTCATCGGGCGCATCGGACGCGACCCGGAAATCAAATACACAAACACTGGGCAGACCGTGGCCAGCTTCTCGTTGGCCGTTGACGAATCATACAAGGACAAGTCCGGGCAGAAGATCGACCAAACCGAATGGATTCCGTGTGTAGCATGGGCAAAGCAGGCGGAGTTCATCGGAAACTATCTTGGCAAGGGCCGACTGGTCCACGTTGCCGGAAAGTGGAAGACGCGAAAGTGGCAGGACAAAGACGGGAACGACCGCTACTCCACGGAGTGCATCGTCAATTCTGTACAGGCGCTGGACAAGAAGCCTGACGGCCAGCCCGCGCCGCAACAGCAAGCGCAACAGTACAACGCCAAAGACGATTTAGACCAACTTCCTTTTTGATATGGCGACAATGACCATGATCGAATCAGCAGATGGCAAAATATCCTGGGAGTGCTCCGAGTGCGGTGCACTACTGAAGGATAGGAAAGGGTTCGAGACGAAAACGGCACACTGCCCGAAGTGCGGAGCGGATGTCGTTGAGTTCGTCGGGCTGTACGATGACGAATAACCACA
This window of the Deltaproteobacteria bacterium genome carries:
- the ssb gene encoding single-stranded DNA-binding protein; translated protein: MASLNSCQFIGRIGRDPEIKYTNTGQTVASFSLAVDESYKDKSGQKIDQTEWIPCVAWAKQAEFIGNYLGKGRLVHVAGKWKTRKWQDKDGNDRYSTECIVNSVQALDKKPDGQPAPQQQAQQYNAKDDLDQLPF